CTCTGTGGGTGCTCTCAGTCTCatgtgagagaaatgattattaataaccaattgtATGGGAAGATCcagaatttcctcttttttctgtagtcctaattttaaaatgcagtCATTTGAAGAACATTAATTTAACTCTTTTCAAACCTGGTCACACCCCATCTAACCTCCTACTCAGGTTTTTGGgggataaattctttgaatagatGACTCAAGGCTGAGTAACTTAATGGTAAATGACATAACCAAAGTTCATTAGGATAAGTCCAGCacctcattgtaatattcattcttttccctttcttgttaaccaatcagagttgactGCCACCTTCTAAAATACCCATTTTTCTAAGACCATATAATTCTTCAGCCCCTGCTATGAGGGTCTTTGGCATTTGAGAGTGTCACTGGtctcttttattaaaatgttaacatTATTGATAAGATGACTAATTGGctagaaattatgtctcttgaacttttaaaatctgATAAACGATTGTTGATTCTATTCTCTGGCTGTCCCAGatgctctcccttctcacccCTGCCTTCTGTTTTGCCTGGATTCCCAGCCCAAACTCACACcaaaggaagcctttcccaaccctcttaattctagtactctCCCTCCATTtatgatttcctatttattctgtgtgTAATTTGTTTGTATGTAATTGCTTGCATGTCATTTCCCCATTTAGATTGTGACCTTCTTGAGAACAAGAACATGGAGATAATAGAAAATACCTCAGGAAGTATCAAATTTCTCCACAAATTAccttctattttgtatatatttacatctatCTGCCTATATGCTGTCACAATTTTCTCACTTTCATCTTTGAATTcctagtacctagcacagtgtctggcacttagtagATACCTAATAAATGACTGATGACtgacatttacatttacatgtaggatgtgtgtgtgtgatagttgACTTCATTCTCAGTGAATATAGCCATTTGATATTTTTCACTTCCTTTGGTAGTATAACATCCTTTTTTGTGAGTGGACAGagatctgatattttaaaaaataacaaattaatatttGTAGATTATGTAAAAAGTATGATTCTTAGTGttctctccctcattttttcccattctgcAGAATGTAGAAGAactgtttcatttaaaaatatttttcatgggTTTCCATGGTCCAAGAATTCATTATCTTGTGCCAATCTGCTGTGCCTTTCCATTTAGCTAGGAAGGTCACCAGCCAGAGTGCCTGTTGCCTTGACTACACTGGAAGATTTCCCAGCTTGGTACAAACTATGAGAGCTTTCATAGCTGACATTATCTTCAAGAACTAAGTCATATCtgttaacaatcatttattaagtgcttactatgtgccagtctctgtgctgagcactggggatataaagaaaggcaaaaccataGAAACTCCTTTCTAGGATCTCACATTTTCACAGAGGACATACCTTTTGAATAATTgctaaaataattccttaaagtaTAGTATTGACTATCATACTCCTTTGTCAAAATCTCTGGTAGGTCTTTATTTACTGCAGGATAAAACAAATAGCTCTCAGACTGGCATTTGAGGCTTTTCACCTACCTCCACCTCTATGCATTATATATTCCAGATAAATGGAATACACCTGTTTCTATGAAATGTTAGTAGGCAATGTCTGATTGGCTTCCACTTTGGTATGGCCCCCAAAGACTACCCTACCATGACCAAAATTCAaaccttcctcatctctttctgttgagatattcatctttttttttttttgaagcctaGTTCAGGTCCTTATTCCCTTAGCATCTTCAAATTTCCTTAGAGCACTCTGTCTTTGATTGATGTATCCTTGTTGTTATAACTCTTTCTTGTGTCATATTTATTGACTTACAATTTATACCTActtctgtctttccctcctccaTTGGAATGTAATCTTCAGGGCAGGAACTAGTACTAGTTCTActagtacttagtatagtaccATACACCTAATTTTTTCCATATGTGATTCCATAAGTGAAATTTTATTATGGAAAGTTCTTTCACCAATGCCAGCAGCAACACATCTGTAACTAATAGTCTTGAGAAGTTTTAGAGCAGGGGAAATTATGTTACTAGTCTATGATTACTTTGCAAATAAagctaggtcttcctgatttcatggtCATCTCTCTATCTGCCATATCTTGGCTATCTTTCACCTTGCCTATAATAATCATTTCATGTTTAATGCATGGTATTGAGTTGAACTGGAGAGAGGTGATATTTGGAAAACAGAACAGAATCTATTTGTGGATAAACAAGTGAAACTTTCTTTAATGATTGAGAAAATGATGTGCCCATGATCCCAATGTTCTCTGATAAAAGTTATAGTAATATGAGTACATTTTGTGATTAGTAGGACAGCAGTTTAGCCTGGCAGTGTCTGGGCTTTCAAGAATTTTAGaggaggatgtgtgtgtgtgtgtgcatgcacgtgtaggaatgtgtatatgtgtgaatggGCAAAAGTATACATGTTTATTAAAAAGAGATGCTTGGGATACTTAATAGACTGACCACAAGCTCAATATAAATTAGCAGGATGATATAGTAATCAAAATAGTGAATGCAAATATAGGTTTCATTAAAAGAGTCCAGAATGGACTCATTAAAAGTGTGCAGAATGAAGGAGTCAATGGTCTGGCTGACCTCTGCCATGGTTAGCACATAGCTGGTATTAATTTTTTGTGCCACATATTGGGAAACACACTGAAAAGCTGGAGTATGTGGAGAGGAGAATGACCCAAATGATGAGGCGTGAAGACCACCCAATATGAGGATATATTGACAGAACTGTAGATATATAGTTTACAGAAGGGAAAATCTACTTTCTCGAATttcttttggctgaggcaattgggattaagtgacttgcccagggtcacacagctaggaagttttaagtgtctgagaccagatttgtactcagattctcctgacttcagggctgctgctctatccactgcgccacctagctgccccagaaaatATACTCTCAGCAGATACTCAGGTCACTATATCCAATGACCCGAAGGAGTCTCAAGGGAGAGACAATCTTTTTGGTCCAGATGGCAGAACCAGAAGCAATGGGTGAAAGTCGATGGTGAGGCAGATTTTAGTGCAATACAATGATTAGACTAGAATTATAATGATTAGAATTGACCAAAATTAGGGTGATTTGCCTCAGAAAATAATGAGATCCTCATAACTAGAAGTGTTCAGGTAGAGGCTAGATAACTACTTATGAGACCTGTTGTAGAAAGGATTCCTCATGTAACCACAAGTTGAATTTGATGCTTCCAGCTCTGaacttctctctctgtgtgtatgtatacatgcatgtatattttaataatgatagTGGGAGGTTCTCATAACTGGAAAACTCTGGCACAGGTACATCCattagaatgggggggggggtcatgGTGCATGGAGTTTTCTCAGCAGATGCACTGTTTGTTTCTCCTTGAACTTGAGTATGCTGTTCAGAAGACCCTCAGCTTCCAGAGACTTCATGTCAGAACACTCCATATTCCAGGCTCAGACACCATTCATTGCCTTCTACGTTGTGGACTGGAGAAATCACTTTCCTAAATTGCAACCGAAGAAGTTTCTCAAAATGAGAAAGGCAGAACTGCATTTGAACAAATGATGGGGTGCTGTGGAGGCTCCTGTTATTGTCTCCCAAACCACTTCCAGAAGGTCATAGCCATGTGTCTTACccggaggaggaaaaggaggagccAGGCTCGGAATTCCTCCAGGGCTTTTGAGCCCAACTTGGCCTGACCACAATAGAAGCTCAAGGCTAGGCCAAGCAGGATACAAAGGCAGAGGCACAGGAACAGGGAGCATCCAGATGACCATCTGTCGGGGACTGCAGTAGGAGGAAATAGCAATGGAACAGGATTAGTGTTGGTTCATCAGTGGGCATCCCCTCACTATTTTtgagaacctggaaactgagacCAAGCTTTTCTCTAGATTTAAGGTATAGTCCTATCTTTCTCTTTACCCTAAATCCTGCATATGCttataggtttgttttttttaataaagccttgatgtattttgaaaataaaaaataggaaaaaaactaaaataaagccTTGATATAAAGTCAAAGATCAAAAGTCACTGATTCCATTAGAAGTCTCCAAGTATAGGCTTCTGTCCACTTGTCAGAATGTATAATAGTCTAGATTGGTTAGATTCAGTGGTCTTTGAAGCGTGCTGTGGTCTATGACCCTGACTCACCCTAAAGGAAACTTATAGTTTAATTAGAGGAGATAGGACATGAACAGCAATAACCATGAAATGAGAACAAATGTAAAAGGTGGGGTCGACTGAGTTAATCTATCACATCACCCCCTTGTAAAGTAACTAACAAAATTCTATGCCCTGATAACTTTGTCAGGTGagagcaatcaatcaacaaatcacAAGCATGAACAAGGTGTAGACATCTCTATTAAGTCAATACATCAAAATGTGAGAAGTCCTTGATCAATTTAGAAGACCTTGAAAGCCATCAGATAAAAGAGAGTGAATTGTAACAAGAAAGATATTGGTATTGGCTGAGAAGATGTAGTCATACCCCAGAAGCTTTTTATAAAATCAGAAGGCAATTCAGAAATGGGGATACAAAACTCTGTCTGCCTTCACAAACAGAAATCTCCATCCAAGCTTCAGAAAAGCAACTGTTTGAAGGGAAGAAAAGTCTTTGCATTTGGCTTCTTAACTCCAACTAAGTTCCTTATTTTTGGGCCTATCACAGCTGGCATGTGTTATAGGTAGAACTTAGAATcaaatctccctgactccaaagctAAATCTCTACTCACTACACCCTGGCTACCTTTCACCTTTCATCCTGACAGTATTTCTGGACCAGCAGCCAGTAGCTACTGAGTTTGGCAGCTGGATATGGACAAGACTCACCAAGAAAATTAAGCATTAAGACTCTAACAAAGAGCCCAGCAGAAAAGCTATACACAGTGCTAAAAGAGAACTTCATGAATACCctttctgaaaggcaaaaaaggaTTCTAGGAAGAAGCCATTAGTTACCACTTTGCTATATGTGTGCTCTAAGCACAAGCCTATTTTCCTTGGATTCTCTGGGCATTTGTGGGAGAGTATGTAACAGACTTTGAGGGAACTGGGAGCAGCTTTGCTGATTTCAAAGTTTTagttggaattaggaaaattgcTCTTGGTTATTTGCTTCAAAACCCAAGAAGAATGAGAGATCTGGGTCTCTAATATGTATTTGGAGTGGAATAGGATTGGTAAGTGTGTTAGAAAAGCTTTTTAGAGAAGGGACATCTGACTTGGCtcttgaaggaaggaagagaatccaACAGATGTAGATGGTGGAGAAAATTTATGGAATTCTGAACCTAATCCTGAAGAGACAGGAATAAACCTGAATAGTAAGTAAACATACCCAGGAAAGAGAAACTTCAAGGTCAGGTAGGTGAAGTTCCTGGGTGCAGTTAAGTCCCTTATCAATGTTAGCCTATTGGAGAGAGATCAAACATATGGACTCTGCAGCTTGAAGAGTGGCAAAGAACTATATCATCAGTGACAGTATAAAGTAAGTGACCCTGGCTCTATAAGTTTTTTGGACTCTATAAGTCTCTACAAACCTCAAGTTAATTTCTCTTTTGGTGGAATCCAAGTTGAATGTTTTCATAGGTCTCTGTGGCAAAAGTAAGATTCAACTGAATGCTCTGGGGCTATTTCCCTAGCAATCTCAAGTTATTTCTAGTGCACAATGACTGGtatatggtaggtacttaattaaaTTCCTTACCTTGTGGAGATCAAATCACAAAGTAGTACTATGAGTGGGAAAAGGGGTAGGGGACTGCAGAGGACTTGGTGGAAGGTGGGATTCAtcagaatgaaagaagaaattgtaTTGACCATATGGGCTACTATGAGTTATCTGTTTCTGCATTTtctataaagtataaaaaagcctgtagtttttttttttacccaaaatCCACATTGTTATCTTGATTGCTTACTTGTATAACATTGTCCTTTATTCATATCTATGGAAACCTAGACACTTTGTCCAGGGAATTgttaggtggcttagtggatagaccactggttctggaattaggaagttaattaaaatccagcctcagacactttttaacTGTGTGGCCCTGAACAAATTGGTCAACTCTTTTCATTACTTTTATCCACTGGAGAATGGCAAATCCCTttagtgtctttgctaagaaaaccccatggatagcATTGGTGTGCTATGATCCTTGGGGTCATGGAGACTTGGACGTGACTGAACACCACCATCACCAGGGAACTCTGGATCAAGAGGGATCTTTTTGGAACTGCCTTCAAGCTTGAATTTGATCTTGTATCCCAAACACCTAGTAAAGGTTTTAGCCATTTGCAgttgcttaataaacatttgcagAAATGAGTGAAAAGGTAGATTTtggtttgatgtcaggaaaacttCCTCAAAATGAGACCCATCTAAAAGGGAATTGGGCTCCGTATAGAGTGTGACAATCACTTGTCAGAGATATTGCAGAGAGGTTGTCTGCACAGGTTCATATTGGACTAAGGCAAAGGTAGCtgaatggtgcagtggatagaacactggggtCTCAGCAAGTCATTCAATTGTTtgtttaattgtaaaatgaggataataatagcacctatcttgcaGGATTATTGCAAAgagtaaatgagataatattgtaaagtgcttagcatagtgcctgacaatTAGTATGTGCTATATGAatacttattctttctttttctacctctgAGCTCTCAGAGATTCTAAAGGACTGATTTTGTGATAACTCTCCTAAGCTACAAATTGTCTTGTCCAAAGGATTATGGTAGATAAGACTTATCTTCCCATTCACTAGATATATCCAATGTCTAGGCCTGAActccaccacaaaaaaaaaaaaaaaaaaaaaaaaaaaaaaaaggtttctagaGACTATAGTGCCCAAAAAACATATAGAATCAGGGTCTCTTACTCTCTACTATCAACAATTATATAGTTCCTTGCCACTCTTCAAGCTGTGGGACCCACATCTTTGATCTTCTCTCTCCAAGAGGCTGGCATTGATTAGggattccctttctcctttaaaCTGAACAAGATGGTACTTTGAGTGAGAATGGGGGTAGGACATTGCAGAGGCTTTGGTGAAAGGTGAGATTcagcagaaagagaagagaaattttatttatcattatggGCTGGTATAAGTTATGTGTTTctttattttctgtaatattataaagaaggttgtgttttttttttacacattgtAAGGAAGACTAGtcgaatcctgcctcaaacactagctgtgtgaccccaaagTTGGCCCTGCAGTTTCCCTCTCCTGGGTATGTTTCATTATCACTTTTCATTATTCTGCTTCTCCAGGATTAGGTTTAGAATTCCAAAGCCTCTGtcttgataaggaaaaaaaaaataaatactgttCTTGTTGCttcttgtgtgaccttgaacttTTCTACTCTTGACCTCATCTTGAAAGCAAGAGGATTGAATGAGATGGTCCCTAAGATTCCTTCTTGCTAGGAACTGTAAAATTCTTCCCACTCTCTCTCATCTCCCACAGTACTTCATACAGGAAAACCTGGTAGAGTGGGGAGGTGAAGAAAGCCCTTTCCCTGGCACTTGTTCTTCTGAGCAGTGTAGGATGAAGGAAGAGAATAgatttcctttgagattcttttCCAGACCTAGTCTGGGTTCAATGTTTCTGGGGAACATCAAGTTTCTTTTCAGAGCTGGCCCCAGAACAAAGCCAGTCAGGCAGGGAATAGCATTGGATAGGTACTCATCACTTACCTACAATGGTGTCCACACAGGAGATATCTAGAAATTCAAACAAAAAGCAAGAGTGTTAACACATATCCTACAACTGGAGAAAGAGGAATGAGGCAGTAGTATATTAAGGCAAAACACTTGATTTGTAGAGAAACTGGATTGTAATTACAGCTCTGTGATTTTCTACATGACTTTAAGGAAGTTCCTTCTTTAATCActccttttattttgaaaattttttaaatttaatttaaaaaaaaggttttataattttttttattttcaaaatatatgcaaaaatagttttcaacattcacccttgcaaaaccctgcaAGGTTTTGttccttgttccaaatttttctttctccctagcctagacagcaagcaattaattcaatataggttaaatacatgcaattcttctaaacatattttcacatttatcatgctgcacaagaaaaatcatatcaaaaagggaaaaaataattataaaaaaagcaaccaaactacaacaacaaaaaaaaaagatgaaagtactctgctgtggtccatattcagttcacacaatcctctttctgggtgcaaaaggctcttcatcacaagtccattggaattagtctgaatcacctcatggttaaaaagagccacgtccatcagaattgatcaccatataatcttgttgttagaTCGCCCTTTTCTAGTTGAAAGATGAGGGGGTTGGGTTAGATAATATTTTGAGTCTCTTTATTTCTAGATCTTATATCCTAAAAATAACTATTCTTCTTAGAGTATTTTGGTGtttaaccccccccaaaaaaagtacaCATTGCTCTGTGAACAATTACCTCTTTGAGGTGTTATAAATGTTGGTCTTagttatagataagaaaattaatgTTTATAGATATGATGTGATTATCCCAAGTTCACACAGTTGACAAGTGTTAGAGATGGTTGGGACTCATATCTCAATTGACCAAGACCAGAAGTCATTCCATCATATTAGAGAGAATTATAATGGCAGCATCAATAATgcaataataagtatttattaagcaccttcttctttatatataagaGTATACTCAAGGTTGGGGAGATGTAAATTGTAAATTATAAAGTTCTgtataaaaaagagagatttttgcAACTTTAGTGCATTCAACatgcaataaatattacatagaggaagctaggtggtacagtagataaatcTCTGGGCAGGgtgtaaggaagacctgagttcaaatgtggcctcatctatgtgatcctaggcaagtcacttaatccttgtAAAATATTGTTATATGATTTTACACTATATacttataatacatattatatggattattgttatatattgtgagttattataaattatatatatatacataatatatattattatatggatCATTATATATTATGACATTATATCATGAATATTATATAACAGAtgagttattatatattatccaTATATGTTACACATTATTATATGGATTGttatgagatcaaatgagataataactatTCTTAGAACAGCAAGAATAAACATAAGCATTAGCTGTATTAATATTCCAGTGGCAAGAGGGTTGTACTTGGAGggagaagacctggatttgatcatggacaagtcatttagtctcTCAGAGTCTAATTTCCTTCATCTTCATCTAATGTTAGTAATCATTCCTGGACCCAGAGAACTTGGGCATTGCCTCTCTACCTGAATCCATTTACTTGTTCAGACTCAGTTTTAGGTTCATCTCCCCTAAGGGGAAATCTGGCCTTTAAATGAGAAGAGTTGACCTTTCTTTTTTCACTCTCTTTCCCTAGTTACAGACCTGCCTCAAGAAAAGATTGTTTATGGCTTAAGTTCTGCCTCATGTCTTGGGTTTCATTCACATGATACATTGAATGTACCTTTCTTATATACAATATACCATGTAaatcagataaggaagaaatatttatttcctacacataaaagaaatgctaaacCTGAAACACTCATTGACAGACTTAAAATAAGTTTGATCTTATAAGTATTGTTCTATTTCCCTAGCACATTAATACTTAAATCTCAACGAACTGTTTGCAAGCATTGCACCATAGGCATTGTTACACTTCATTTTGATTCGAGATTGTCCATGTTTTCTGGCCAGACCTTGGGCTCATCCACTTCTCAATGGTCATCTTCCATTCAGAAAATTCCTGGACTAAAGCTCAGCTCTACCTGATGCATTAAGGACTGCCATACCTCTCTAACAACATCACCTCCAATCCTGGATATAGTCATCCTCAAAATGATATTCTACCACCTGTATTCATGAAAGGAAAcacaaagaaaagacatttaagaGCTCAAGCTTGCCTAGATGAATCCTTTTGCTCTGACACATGGAAAGAATCAGCCTACAGTCTGGAGTAAGGCAAGACATACCAATCCTCCTCTACCTCTTTCTAGGAGGTTTAGTGAAAAAGAACTATTTACCAtatgggaggaaaggaagaatacaTCAGGTTCAGAGACAATCACTTTTTAAATGATCaccaaatcatttaaaaaattgtaattataattaaggatttattaagtgctttttatgTATATGTGAGGCAGTAtgctattattttcaaatattttctcatttgatttttacacaaacttgttatcctcattttacactaAGGTAAACAAAGACAGAACGAGTATGATTACCCCTGAGAATATGAGTTATAAATGGCTTTTAGATGGCTGGCAGCAATACCCATTAGAGTTAGGATTTTGATCAAATTGGAATAGGAGGAAGAGATAATTCTGGATCCTGGAGCTTAGTGGGGGCAAATACTGGGAAATTGGGGAAGTGAGGTTCTGAGCAACCAAGGGACATTATGAGCTCATGAGAATAGAGGATGGAATTAAGTCAAGAGAAAAGATTCTGGATTGTGGAGATATAAGGGACTCCTAAGATGATCTATTACAGCTTTcttatcttacagataaggacatTGATGcccacagagaagttaaatgatttgaccaattCCTACAAGGAGAAAGTAACAGCCAAGATGGAAGAGTCTTGGAGAACAAGCTAAATGACTAAATAGGTTATTGTTGAGTTGAACTGAATGGTTGCCtagattccttccaattcttcacttctgtaattctgtgattctctggaTCTCTCAGTGACTGGGAAGGTGAGGGTGCCACTGGGAAAACAGGAAGATGGAAGGAGAGTCAGGTTGAGGGAGAAGGTAATGATTTAACAGCCAAGTGGCCCTCTATCTTCTAATTCACACTATAAATGAAAGGACTTATccaaagagaaaggaagtgagTCCTTCTTAATGAGACTATGAATGGAATACCCTGATCCTTCCCACTAAATCTTACTTCAGTTACCtgcacttttccctttcttctgggTCTAGTTTCAGGGAGGGAAGCAAGCATTTTTAAGAGATGACTAAATGCCAGGTATCATGTTAGGCATTCTTATTATCTAGATgttactattattctcattttacagttgaagaaagtgTGGTAGGTAGAGTTTAAGTGCCTTGTCCACAGCTTATGCCAATAGCATCTTTTCTTCAAAGAGAATAAGAGACTATGCTTATCTTATTAGGTTTTGAAAGCATAATCTTTTTgaaatgcatttaaaatcattgtaatttatcaactgatgctgagtgaaatgaatagaaccagaagatcgctgtacacttca
The DNA window shown above is from Sminthopsis crassicaudata isolate SCR6 chromosome 2, ASM4859323v1, whole genome shotgun sequence and carries:
- the C2H14orf180 gene encoding nutritionally-regulated adipose and cardiac enriched protein homolog isoform X2, with product MHEKDQTGSYKCPPSILRRKPPECPVTGEKKRAERRVRFQEPEETAMHDISCVDTIVVPDRWSSGCSLFLCLCLCILLGLALSFYCGQAKLGSKALEEFRAWLLLFLLRVRHMAMTFWKWFGRQ
- the C2H14orf180 gene encoding nutritionally-regulated adipose and cardiac enriched protein homolog isoform X3, whose product is MHEKDQTGSYKCPPSILRRKPPECPVTGEKKRAERRVRFQEPEETAMHDISCVDTIVVPDRWSSGCSLFLCLCLCILLGLALSFYCGQAKLGSKALEEFRAWLLLFLLRESDFSSPQRRRQ